From Schizosaccharomyces pombe strain 972h- genome assembly, chromosome: II, the proteins below share one genomic window:
- the aly1 gene encoding arrestin-related trafficking adapter: MYIPNLRNYHDKVFPYGPSSNGYNPVIRLTDRTTQPDPSQHIYQEEKISKCEGLSYRAREWLLLSSNSNARVAIALAEPVLYLPGATSSEIQSEHSAVLRGSLCIQIYKPVKLKKIQLSFKGKSRTEWPEGIPPKLFDTYEENSIMNHCWVFFHSEQKVDENSHGAVWYKVLPHYADTAHYPRSMECFYPGEYVYNFELPISCTYPESIQTDMGRVYYFLETLVDRSSTFSGKSTGRIPIELIRSPCSTSVATSEPILVSKSWEDRLHYEVQVGEKCVVMGQVVPVNFKFTLLGEVKFHKLRLFLMERRYYYCRQRSVRRKEKTRQLLLYERSAPKNQCLLSDWKQVRPDVYELSDQVRIPGCHDMAANIVHFDTTYPNIKITHTVRTVLRFSCENSPELMGSAKYLEIYIDSPVRLLSCRCSDGSTMLPAYCPIIPSSEVNFCSIDNRIIAGMNRDLALDSDIIGNSPPSFDSWTAVPYQAPPPKYDDIFQSGSSHDENHDDN, translated from the coding sequence ATGTATATTCCCAATCTGAGAAATTATCACGACAAGGTGTTTCCTTACGGACCTTCTTCCAATGGCTACAACCCTGTAATTCGCTTGACTGATAGAACCACACAGCCTGATCCCTCGCAACATATATACCAGGAAGagaaaattagtaaatgtGAAGGTCTATCATATCGAGCTCGTGAATGGCTTCTGCTTTCTTCTAACTCTAATGCCAGAGTAGCTATTGCGCTTGCTGAACCTGTGCTCTATTTACCTGGAGCGACTTCAAGTGAAATTCAAAGTGAACATTCAGCTGTTTTGCGTGGATCTTTGTGcattcaaatttataagcctgtgaaattgaaaaagatacAACTGAGCTTTAAAGGAAAATCGAGAACAGAATGGCCTGAAGGCATTCCTCCAAAACTCTTTGACACATATGAAGAGAACAGTATTATGAATCATTGCTGggtattttttcattctgAACAGAAAGTGGATGAGAATTCACATGGTGCAGTGTGGTACAAAGTTTTGCCTCATTACGCAGATACCGCACACTATCCCCGCAGTATGGAATGCTTTTACCCTGGAGAATACGTGTATAATTTTGAGCTTCCTATCTCTTGTACATATCCAGAATCTATACAGACCGATATGGGTCGTGTATATTATTTCTTAGAGACATTGGTGGACAGAAGCAGCACCTTCTCTGGTAAGTCCACCGGCAGGATTCCCATTGAATTAATTCGTAGCCCGTGTAGTACTAGTGTTGCGACTTCAGAACCTATACTTGTCTCAAAGAGTTGGGAAGATAGGCTTCACTACGAGGTTCAAGTCGGTGAGAAATGTGTTGTAATGGGTCAAGTAGTTCCTGTCAACTTTAAATTCACCCTCTTGGGTGAAGTCAAGTTTCATAAACTTcgcctttttttaatggaGCGAAGATATTATTATTGTCGCCAACGTTCAGTCCGTCGAAAAGAGAAAACCAGACAACTACTTCTGTATGAGCGTAGTGCTCCAAAGAACCAATGTTTGCTCTCCGATTGGAAGCAGGTTAGACCTGATGTTTACGAACTGTCTGATCAGGTACGTATTCCTGGATGTCATGACATGGCTGCCAATATTGTGCATTTCGATACTACGTATCCAAACATTAAAATAACACATACTGTGCGTACAGTACTTCGCTTTTCTTGCGAAAATTCTCCTGAATTAATGGGCTCTgcaaaatatttggaaatCTATATTGATTCTCCTGTCCGACTCTTATCTTGCAGATGTTCTGATGGTTCAACTATGCTACCTGCGTATTGTCCTATTATCCCCTCTAGTGAGGTAAATTTTTGCTCAATCGACAACAGAATCATTGCTGGTATGAACAGGGATCTCGCACTTGATTCTGACATTATCGGAAATTCTCCACCATCCTTTGATTCCTGGACCGCTGTCCCGTATCAAGCACCACCTCCAAAGTACgatgatatttttcaaagtgGCAGCAGTCATGATGAAAATCATGATGACAACTAG
- the dcn1 gene encoding neddylation protein Dcn1, protein MKPDTVSLTRAFSKATSTSSKAALSWLKKYNFDYDVAYTKWIQQKSREEAEKQLNNVFSQFSSKEDKDLIELDGSVQLFTALDISLEDPETLLVSYFLKSPRMGEFHRESFVEGALNLSTTSLDQLKLAIKEKVQVWRSDASLQKAIYIYTYPLACDKGKKTLSTSIAIEFFQILLKDTFPLLDDWIAFLKVSPIIEKSLPKDTWNELWDFSVFVKSDPNCSNYDFEGAWPTLIDEFVSYYREHGYKNSSS, encoded by the coding sequence ATGAAACCGGATACCGTATCTTTGACTAGAGCATTTTCTAAAGCCACATCAACTTCTTCTAAGGCAGCTCTCAGCTGGCTTAAAAAGtataattttgattatGATGTGGCCTACACGAAATGGATACAGCAAAAATCTAGAGAAGAGGCGGAAAAGCaattaaacaatgtttTCAGTCAATTTTCCTCTAAAGAGGATAAAGATTTGATAGAACTTGATGGCTCGGTGCAATTATTTACGGCGCTAGACATTTCACTCGAGGATCCTGAAACTCTACTTGTTTCTTATTTCCTAAAGTCCCCGCGAATGGGAGAATTCCATCGAGAAAGTTTTGTTGAAGGTGCTCTCAATCTCTCAACAACTAGCCTTGATCAATTAAAACTTGccataaaagaaaaagtgcAAGTTTGGAGGTCAGATGCATCCCTTCAAAAAGCCATTTATATTTACACATACCCGCTTGCATGTGATAAAGGAAAGAAGACTTTAAGCACTTCCATTGCCATTGAATTTTTCCAGATTCTTCTTAAAGATACTTTTCCTCTTCTGGATGATTggattgcttttttaaaagtttcccCTATTATCGAAAAATCTCTGCCAAAGGATACGTGGAATGAATTATGGGATTTTAGTGTATTTGTTAAATCAGATCCCAATTGCTCTAATTATGATTTTGAAGGTGCGTGGCCAACCCTCATAGACGAGTTCGTGTCTTACTATAGAGAACACGGTTATAAAAACAGCAGCTCCTAA
- the rpl803 gene encoding 60S ribosomal protein uL2, with amino-acid sequence MGRVIRAQRKSGGIFQAHTRLRKGAAQLRTLDFAERHGYIRGVVQKIIHDPGRGAPLAKVAFRNPYHYRTDVETFVATEGMYTGQFVYCGKNAALTVGNVLPVGEMPEGTIISNVEEKAGDRGALGRSSGNYVIIVGHDVDTGKTRVKLPSGAKKVVPSSARGVVGIVAGGGRIDKPLLKAGRAFHKYRVKRNCWPRTRGVAMNPVDHPHGGGNHQHVGHSTTVPRQSAPGQKVGLIAARRTGLLRGAAAVEN; translated from the coding sequence ATGGGACGTGTTATTAGAGCTCAAAGAAAGAGTGGTGGAATTTTCCAAGCTCATACCCGTCTTCGTAAGGGTGCTGCTCAGCTCCGTACTTTGGACTTTGCTGAACGCCATGGTTATATTCGTGGTGTCGTCCAAAAGATCATTCATGATCCTGGTCGTGGCGCTCCTTTGGCTAAGGTTGCCTTTCGTAACCCTTATCATTACAGAACCGATGTTGAGACCTTTGTTGCAACTGAGGGTATGTACACGGGCCAATTTGTCTACTGCGGTAAGAACGCTGCTTTGACTGTTGGTAATGTGCTGCCTGTTGGTGAAATGCCTGAGGGTACCATCATTTCAAACGTTGAGGAAAAGGCTGGTGACCGTGGTGCATTGGGTCGTTCTTCGGGTAACTATGTTATCATTGTCGGTCATGATGTTGACACTGGCAAGACCCGTGTCAAGTTGCCCTCTGGTGCTAAGAAGGTTGTCCCTTCTTCTGCCCGTGGTGTTGTCGGTATTGTTGCTGGTGGTGGACGTATTGATAAGCCTTTACTCAAGGCTGGACGTGCATTCCACAAGTACCGTGTCAAACGCAACTGCTGGCCTCGTACTCGTGGTGTCGCTATGAATCCTGTTGATCACCCTCATGGTGGTGGTAACCATCAACACGTTGGTCATTCTACCACTGTTCCTCGTCAATCTGCTCCTGGTCAAAAGGTCGGTCTTATTGCCGCCCGCAGAACAGGTCTTTTGCGTGGTGCTGCTGCTGTCGAAAACTAA